GTGCGCGGCGCACGGGGTGCCGGTGTGGTGCGGCGGCATGCTGGAGACGGGGCTCGGCAGGGCGGCGAACGTGGCGCTGGCCGCGCTGCCGGGGTTCACGCTGCCCGGCGACACCTCGGCCTCCGACCGCTACTACCGCACGGACATCACCGAGCCGTTCGTCCTGGACGCCGGGCACCTGCCGGTGCCGTCCGGGCCGGGCCTCGGCGTGGCCCCGCTCCCGGAGGCGCTGGCGGAGGTGACCACGGGGAGGGCCTGGCTGCCCGCGTAGTTCGTCGCAGCCGACGAAAACGGGTGTTAGATTTCGTCCCCCCGGACGGACGGAGCCGGGTGCGCGCACGAGGTTCAGGTGGTGGTGGCGCCGATGCCCGGAAGGCCCCGTACGCGTCTGAGCCGGGTGCTCGACGACCTCGGCGGCGTCCTGCTGGAGCCGGTCGCGGGCGCCGTGCGCCGGGGCGCCCTGCTCGACCAGGTCGTCATCCACGATCCGCTGGACACGGACGTGCAGGGTCCGGCGGACAGGGGTGCGCACGGTCCGCCGGACACCGGCGCCCCGGACGCGGCCGAACCGCTCGCCCGGGCCGTTGTGCTGGGCGTGGGGGTGCGCGCGGCGGACGACCTCGTCCGGCTGCTGCGCGGGTACGGCCGCCGGGGCGCGACCGCGCTCGTCGTCAGACAGCCGGTGGACACCACGCCCGGGGTACTGCGCGCCGCCGAGGAGTCCGGCGTCGCCCTGCTGGGCCTGGCCGCCGGGGCCTCCTGGGCGCAGCTCGCGGCGATGCTCCGCACCGTGCTGGCCGAGGAGGATCTCGGCGACGCCTCGCCGGGGACCCTGGACGGGGTGCCGGCCGGGGACCTGTTCGCCGTGGCCAACGCGGTGGCGGCGCTCCTCGACGCCCCGGTGACCATCGAGGACCGTGCCTCGCGGGTGCTCGCGTTCTCCGGCCGGCAGGACGAGGCCGACCAGCCCCGGGCGCGGACGATCCTGGGCCGGCAGGTGCCCGAGCACTTCACCCGCCACCTCCGGGCCAACGGCGTCTTCGAGCGGCTGTACCGCGAGCCGGGGCCGCTCTACGTCGATCCGCGGGCGCAGGACTTCGAGATGGGCATGCCACGGGTGGCGATCGCGGTCCGTGCGGGCGACGAGATCCTCGGTTCGGTGTGGGCGGCGGTCCCGGGCCCGCTCGGCGCGGAGCGCGCGCAGTCGTTCCGGGACGCCGCCAAGGTGGTGGCGCTGCACATGCTCCGGCTGCGAGCGGGCGCCGACGTCGAACGGCGGCTGCGGGCCGACCTGGTGAGCAGGGTCCTGGAGGGCGGCACGGCGGCGCCCGAGGCGCTCGCCCGGCTCGGACTGCTCGGCCGGCCGCTGACCGTCCTGGCGATGGGCACGGCCGGCGCCCCCGGGCCGACGACTCCGGAGGAGGACGTCAGCCGGGCCGCCGGCCGGCAGCGGCTCGCCGACGCGCTGGCCACGCATCTCACCACGGTGCAGCCGCGTTCGGCGGTCGCGCTGCTGGGGGACGTGGCCTACGGGCTCGTCCCGCTGCCGGGCGGGCAGCCGGACGGCGCGGAGCGCGCGCTGCGCCTCGCCTCGGCGTTCCTGGAGCACGCCGGACGCGGCACGGAGGCGGCGGCGATCGGCGTCGGACCGCCGGCCGAGGACGGCGCCGGGGTACGGCGCTCGCGCGAAGGCGCGGACCGGGCGCTGCGCGTGCTGCGCACGGCCGGCCGGGGGCGC
The DNA window shown above is from Streptomyces sp. NBC_00670 and carries:
- a CDS encoding helix-turn-helix domain-containing protein, which gives rise to MPGRPRTRLSRVLDDLGGVLLEPVAGAVRRGALLDQVVIHDPLDTDVQGPADRGAHGPPDTGAPDAAEPLARAVVLGVGVRAADDLVRLLRGYGRRGATALVVRQPVDTTPGVLRAAEESGVALLGLAAGASWAQLAAMLRTVLAEEDLGDASPGTLDGVPAGDLFAVANAVAALLDAPVTIEDRASRVLAFSGRQDEADQPRARTILGRQVPEHFTRHLRANGVFERLYREPGPLYVDPRAQDFEMGMPRVAIAVRAGDEILGSVWAAVPGPLGAERAQSFRDAAKVVALHMLRLRAGADVERRLRADLVSRVLEGGTAAPEALARLGLLGRPLTVLAMGTAGAPGPTTPEEDVSRAAGRQRLADALATHLTTVQPRSAVALLGDVAYGLVPLPGGQPDGAERALRLASAFLEHAGRGTEAAAIGVGPPAEDGAGVRRSREGADRALRVLRTAGRGRRVATLEDVHIDALLLELGDLAAARGDRPTAAIARLLDYDARHGAQLLHTLRCWLDAFGDVPAASARAHVHPNTFRYRLRRLTEVARLDLTDPDQRFAAMLQLRLLPTPTLPPEGTPDG